One part of the Dehalococcoidia bacterium genome encodes these proteins:
- a CDS encoding formate--tetrahydrofolate ligase has translation MPPEPAQNAAGATTTRFPSDLEIAQAASLRPIADVAADLGLLPDEVELYGKYKAKIDLSALGRLASKPPGKYVVITAITPTPLGEGKSTTTVGLAQGLAKIGKRAIAAIRQPSLGPVFGIKGGAAGGGYAQIVPMEDFNLHLTGDNHAVGAAHNLLAAFLDNHLYHGNALGIDLNRIELRRVVDISDRALREIVIGLGGRENGVPREGGFDITVASECMAILALATSLPDLRARLGRMVAAYTKDNQPVTAEDLKCAGAMTVLMKDAIKPNLLQTLEGTPAMVHAGPFGNIAHGNSSIVADQIGLRLADFVVTEAGFGADLGFEKFCDIKCRQSGLRPDAAVLVATVRALKAHSGRFRVVAGRPLPEGLVKEDLDALAAGMGNLEKQIENVRAFGVPVVVAINRFPSDSAAEMAAIHDAALAAGARDAVIAEHFVHGGEGARALAEAVVQAADEPSEFRFIYDAAAPADEKIRAIATVIYGAGGISLAAEARRKLRQFERLGYGNLPVCMAKTHLSLSHDAALLGRPSGFTIPVQDVRLSAGAGFLYALCGDIRTMPGLPSKPGGEAVDIDEQGRIVGLF, from the coding sequence GTGCCCCCGGAGCCGGCGCAGAATGCTGCAGGCGCAACCACCACTCGCTTCCCTTCCGACCTCGAAATCGCCCAGGCCGCAAGCCTCCGACCGATCGCCGACGTGGCCGCCGATCTTGGCCTGCTGCCCGATGAGGTCGAGCTGTACGGCAAATACAAGGCCAAGATCGACCTCAGCGCCCTCGGCCGGCTGGCGAGCAAGCCGCCCGGCAAATACGTCGTAATCACCGCGATCACGCCGACGCCGCTGGGCGAGGGCAAATCCACCACCACCGTGGGGCTGGCGCAGGGGCTGGCGAAGATCGGCAAGCGCGCGATCGCCGCCATCCGCCAGCCCTCGCTGGGGCCGGTGTTCGGCATCAAGGGCGGCGCGGCCGGCGGCGGCTATGCGCAGATCGTGCCGATGGAGGACTTCAACCTGCACCTCACCGGCGACAACCACGCCGTCGGCGCGGCGCACAACCTGCTCGCCGCCTTTCTCGACAACCATCTCTACCACGGCAACGCGCTGGGCATCGACCTGAACCGCATCGAGCTGCGCCGTGTGGTGGACATCTCCGACCGCGCCCTGCGCGAGATCGTGATCGGCCTCGGCGGGCGCGAAAACGGCGTGCCGCGCGAGGGCGGCTTCGATATCACCGTCGCCTCCGAGTGCATGGCGATCCTGGCGCTCGCCACGAGCCTGCCCGATCTGCGGGCGCGGCTCGGCCGCATGGTCGCGGCCTACACGAAGGACAATCAGCCCGTCACCGCCGAAGACCTCAAGTGCGCCGGCGCGATGACGGTGCTGATGAAGGACGCGATCAAGCCGAACCTGCTGCAAACACTCGAGGGCACGCCGGCGATGGTGCATGCCGGTCCCTTCGGCAACATCGCCCACGGCAACAGCAGCATCGTCGCCGACCAGATCGGCCTGCGGCTCGCCGACTTCGTCGTCACCGAGGCGGGCTTCGGCGCTGACCTGGGCTTCGAAAAGTTCTGCGACATCAAGTGCCGCCAGAGCGGCCTGCGCCCGGACGCCGCCGTGCTGGTGGCGACGGTGCGGGCGCTGAAGGCGCACTCGGGCCGCTTCCGCGTGGTTGCCGGCCGGCCGCTGCCGGAGGGGCTGGTCAAAGAGGACCTGGACGCGCTGGCCGCGGGCATGGGCAACCTGGAGAAGCAGATCGAGAACGTGCGCGCCTTCGGTGTGCCGGTGGTGGTGGCGATCAACCGCTTCCCCAGCGACAGCGCGGCGGAGATGGCGGCGATCCACGACGCCGCGCTGGCCGCCGGGGCGCGCGACGCCGTGATCGCCGAGCACTTCGTGCATGGCGGCGAAGGCGCGCGGGCGCTGGCCGAGGCGGTGGTGCAGGCCGCCGACGAGCCGTCGGAGTTCCGTTTCATCTACGACGCCGCGGCGCCGGCCGACGAGAAGATCCGGGCGATCGCCACCGTGATCTACGGCGCCGGGGGCATTTCGCTGGCGGCCGAAGCGCGGCGCAAGCTGCGCCAGTTCGAGCGGCTTGGCTACGGGAATCTGCCGGTCTGCATGGCGAAGACACACCTCTCGCTCTCGCACGACGCGGCGCTGCTGGGCCGGCCCTCCGGCTTCACCATCCCCGTGCAGGATGTGCGCCTCTCCGCCGGCGCCGGTTTTCTCTACGCGCTCTGCGGCGACATCCGCACGATGCCGGGTCTGCCCTCGAAACCCGGCGGCGAGGCCGTGGACATCGACGAGCAGGGCCGGATCGTGGGGCTGTTCTGA
- a CDS encoding diguanylate cyclase codes for MADLTAPDHDQALPAVIEPPLAGVTRQERFDRIARLACRLFDVPIALLTGADADGRHYLAAVGLLAGELPHAVALCAEAVLGEQPLLVEDAGLDSRFGEEPLVSGSPYIRSFAAQPLLGPDGHGIGVICILDRRRREYQAADLAALADLAALAANELNVAGLEQALAQERGAMLQARAVLGAVSEGVLTCDANGTIQSCNLAGERIFGYAATELLGRDLDFLVPGVFQQTESATAASGTISERVLSDGERETVGRRRSGEPLPLLLAVGALPQETGASRLVLVRDLSGERRSEPRRRKLLPTDLRSLPDRAFFRSRLDQAMAAEAQGAGGVAVLLLELDNWERVNERMGESVAEALLLEVYRRLRASLRPDDTAAYMGGSGFAVLFENMNAARDAQRPADRILGQLRTPLTHARRELIAAPNIGIALSTFCLAADRQPDLMYEAGQALRQARAAGRWRSHILEPHEHPLLGLGLPDDALISVTSGDLLADPAASQAGEPPAEADSALALPLTCAAPDAMPLPSGEQAAPDPEDGAGERRSASAA; via the coding sequence ATGGCCGATCTGACCGCTCCCGACCACGACCAGGCGCTGCCGGCGGTGATCGAGCCGCCGCTGGCCGGCGTCACGCGCCAGGAGCGCTTCGACCGCATCGCACGTCTCGCCTGCCGCCTGTTCGACGTGCCCATCGCCCTGCTCACCGGCGCCGACGCGGACGGGCGCCACTACCTCGCCGCCGTCGGCCTGCTGGCGGGCGAATTGCCGCATGCGGTGGCGCTCTGCGCCGAGGCGGTGCTGGGCGAGCAGCCGCTGCTCGTGGAGGACGCGGGTCTCGACTCCCGCTTCGGCGAGGAGCCGCTCGTCTCCGGCTCGCCGTACATCCGCTCATTCGCCGCGCAGCCGCTGCTTGGTCCGGATGGTCACGGCATCGGCGTGATCTGCATTCTCGATCGGCGCCGGCGCGAGTACCAGGCGGCGGATCTCGCTGCGCTCGCCGACCTGGCGGCGCTGGCCGCGAACGAGCTCAACGTCGCCGGGCTGGAGCAGGCGCTGGCGCAGGAACGCGGCGCCATGCTGCAGGCCCGGGCGGTGCTGGGCGCCGTCTCCGAAGGGGTGCTCACCTGCGACGCCAACGGTACGATTCAGTCCTGTAATCTCGCGGGCGAGCGTATCTTCGGCTACGCCGCAACGGAATTGCTCGGCCGTGACCTCGATTTCCTCGTGCCCGGCGTCTTCCAGCAGACGGAGAGCGCCACGGCGGCGAGCGGCACGATCAGCGAACGCGTGCTGAGCGACGGTGAACGCGAGACGGTGGGGCGCCGCCGCTCCGGCGAGCCGTTGCCGCTACTGCTGGCCGTCGGCGCTCTGCCCCAGGAGACCGGCGCCAGCCGCCTGGTGCTGGTGCGGGACCTTTCCGGCGAGCGGCGCAGCGAGCCGCGCCGGCGCAAGCTCCTGCCGACCGATCTGCGCAGCCTGCCCGATCGCGCCTTCTTCCGCAGCCGCCTGGACCAGGCGATGGCCGCCGAGGCGCAGGGCGCCGGCGGCGTGGCGGTGCTGTTGCTGGAGCTGGACAACTGGGAGCGGGTGAACGAGCGCATGGGCGAAAGCGTGGCCGAGGCGCTGCTGCTGGAGGTGTACCGCCGGCTGCGCGCCTCCCTGCGGCCGGACGATACCGCGGCCTACATGGGCGGCAGCGGCTTCGCCGTGCTCTTCGAGAACATGAACGCCGCGCGCGATGCCCAGCGCCCGGCCGACCGCATCCTCGGCCAGTTACGCACGCCGCTGACGCACGCGCGGCGTGAGCTGATCGCCGCCCCGAACATCGGCATTGCGCTCAGCACCTTCTGCCTCGCCGCCGACCGCCAGCCGGACCTGATGTACGAAGCCGGCCAGGCGCTGCGCCAGGCGCGCGCCGCCGGCCGCTGGCGTAGCCATATCCTGGAGCCGCACGAGCACCCGCTGCTGGGCCTCGGCCTGCCGGACGACGCGCTGATCAGCGTGACGTCCGGCGACCTGCTTGCCGATCCGGCCGCATCGCAGGCGGGCGAACCGCCGGCCGAGGCCGATTCAGCCCTTGCCCTGCCGCTGACGTGCGCTGCGCCGGACGCCATGCCGCTGCCGTCCGGCGAGCAGGCCGCCCCTGACCCGGAAGACGGTGCGGGCGAGCGGCGCAGCGCCTCCGCTGCCTGA